One stretch of Schlesneria sp. DSM 10557 DNA includes these proteins:
- a CDS encoding diadenylate cyclase has protein sequence MDFGDLVSAIRIVELTVKQRPAAIRALVQAANWEDEGIAPDTVLQAIEEREAAAQTLVSSDFALPHAFVDWDGDFRVVLGRSRTGIDYGVPSGQSVKLVVLLVIGRKLLQTHVEVLAGLAELLKLPEFRQQLIEAKDTRTIDALLLAKAGVQPDQRPARLPGIPRLTQLIIKQAMQLVESLGAQALLIAIDRVESVPWDTLSQWKGRLLIVTTEHSEDFHIEREDTHVFEGLHASLSRMDRANLGQLLASSQNLLHEKTSVICVTGPDGRRLDSITVTKPEAHFRAMLSEKNRRGVDVVRPAVMLRILSLAVEIAAEGREAHPVGAMFVVGDARNVLRNAQQLVLNPFHGYSKQLRNVLDPSLSETMKEYALIDGAFIIQGDGTVLSAGTYLMPKSSPPGLPQGLGARHQTAAAISAHTLAMAITVSQSTGTVTLFRNGTAVFTLERAATTKW, from the coding sequence TTGGATTTTGGTGACCTGGTAAGCGCAATTCGGATTGTCGAGCTGACCGTGAAACAGCGGCCTGCCGCCATTCGAGCGCTCGTCCAGGCCGCCAACTGGGAAGATGAAGGGATCGCGCCGGACACCGTTCTCCAGGCTATCGAAGAACGAGAAGCGGCCGCACAAACTCTTGTTTCCAGCGACTTTGCCCTTCCACATGCCTTTGTCGACTGGGATGGTGATTTCCGAGTCGTGCTCGGCCGCAGCCGTACCGGTATCGATTATGGTGTCCCGAGCGGCCAAAGCGTCAAACTGGTGGTCCTGCTGGTCATCGGACGGAAACTGCTGCAAACGCACGTCGAGGTGCTGGCCGGTCTCGCCGAACTGCTGAAGCTGCCAGAGTTCCGGCAGCAGTTGATCGAAGCCAAAGACACGCGCACGATTGACGCGTTGCTACTGGCCAAAGCGGGGGTTCAACCCGACCAGCGCCCCGCCCGACTGCCGGGCATTCCGCGACTGACGCAACTCATCATCAAGCAGGCCATGCAACTGGTCGAATCACTCGGTGCTCAGGCACTTCTGATCGCGATCGACCGCGTGGAAAGCGTCCCCTGGGACACCCTGTCCCAATGGAAGGGTCGGCTGCTGATCGTCACCACGGAACACAGCGAAGATTTCCACATTGAGCGAGAAGACACGCATGTCTTCGAAGGCCTGCATGCCTCGCTGTCACGGATGGACCGGGCGAATCTGGGTCAGCTGCTGGCCTCGTCCCAAAACCTGCTGCACGAAAAGACCAGCGTCATCTGTGTGACCGGCCCCGACGGTCGACGCCTCGACAGCATCACGGTCACCAAACCCGAAGCCCACTTCCGGGCCATGCTGTCAGAAAAGAATCGCCGCGGCGTCGACGTCGTCCGCCCCGCCGTCATGCTCCGCATCCTCTCGCTTGCGGTTGAGATTGCCGCAGAAGGGCGTGAAGCACACCCGGTCGGTGCCATGTTCGTCGTCGGTGACGCCCGGAACGTGTTGAGGAATGCCCAACAACTGGTGCTCAACCCGTTCCACGGTTACTCGAAACAGCTCCGCAATGTCTTGGACCCCAGTCTTTCGGAGACGATGAAAGAGTACGCGCTGATCGACGGCGCCTTCATCATTCAGGGAGACGGAACCGTCCTGAGTGCCGGTACCTACCTGATGCCCAAGTCATCTCCGCCTGGCCTGCCGCAGGGACTCGGCGCACGGCACCAGACCGCTGCCGCGATCTCTGCCCATACCCTTGCCATGGCCATTACGGTCAGTCAGTCCACCGGGACGGTCACACTCTTCCGAAACGGAACCGCCGTCTTCACACTGGAACGCGCAGCCACCACCAAGTGGTGA
- the ruvA gene encoding Holliday junction branch migration protein RuvA yields the protein MITRITGKLVRLGEAEARIDVGPFEYEVFVPEFVRRQLQSLLGDTVSLKTIEYLEGNPQQGRLTPRLVGFLSEAELEFFELVCSVDGMGVKKTLRSMVRPVREVAEAIEEQNVKELSLLPGIGPAMSERIVAKLRRRMAKFALMVAKEFPEAKTAEKGVLGEAMEALISLGFNSVEAREKIDAVAGGKTKFKTVEDVILAIYQQEKS from the coding sequence TTGATTACTCGCATTACAGGTAAACTCGTCCGCTTGGGCGAAGCCGAAGCCCGGATTGATGTCGGCCCCTTCGAATACGAAGTCTTCGTGCCCGAATTTGTTCGCCGCCAGCTCCAGTCGCTGCTGGGCGATACCGTCAGCCTGAAGACCATCGAATACCTGGAAGGAAATCCGCAGCAGGGGCGACTGACTCCCCGGCTGGTCGGCTTCCTCAGCGAAGCGGAACTCGAATTCTTCGAGCTGGTCTGCTCAGTCGACGGCATGGGAGTAAAAAAGACGCTCCGCTCGATGGTCCGGCCTGTCCGGGAAGTCGCCGAAGCCATTGAAGAACAGAATGTCAAAGAACTGAGCCTGCTCCCGGGGATTGGTCCGGCGATGAGCGAGCGGATCGTGGCGAAACTCCGTCGGCGAATGGCCAAGTTCGCCCTGATGGTCGCCAAGGAATTTCCCGAAGCCAAGACCGCCGAAAAAGGTGTCCTGGGTGAGGCGATGGAAGCCCTGATCAGCCTCGGCTTCAATTCCGTCGAAGCCCGTGAAAAAATCGACGCGGTCGCTGGCGGCAAAACGAAATTCAAAACGGTCGAAGACGTCATCCTGGCGATTTACCAGCAGGAAAAATCCTGA